Proteins encoded by one window of Aptenodytes patagonicus chromosome 9, bAptPat1.pri.cur, whole genome shotgun sequence:
- the LOC143164638 gene encoding BTB/POZ domain-containing protein KCTD12-like, with protein sequence MALADNAGCAKPSEDFPFPEIIELNVGGQVYITRHPTLVSVPGSLLWEMFTQKNVRSLARDSKGRFFVDRDGFLFRYILDYMRDQQLVLPDHFPERSRLQREAEYFMLPELVKMLAPKLSKQNSLGDDPCQSDPEELSPNADATRNLTSASAMLPSAVAGGPGGAVTAGVGAASTDVRRAGFITIGYRGSYTLGRDSQTDAKFRRVARIMVCGKTSLAKEVFGDTLNESRDPDRPPERYTSRYYLKFTFLEQAFDKLADAGFHMVACNSTGTCAFAHDQTDDRIWTSYTEYVFYRE encoded by the coding sequence ATGGCCCTGGCGGACAACGCGGGCTGTGCCAAACCCAGTGAGGACTTCCCTTTCCCTGAGATCATTGAACTCAATGTGGGTGGACAAGTCTACATCACCCGCCACCCCACCCTGGTCAGCGTGCCTGGCTCGCTCCTCTGGGAGATGTTCACCCAGAAGAACGTCCGCTCCCTGGCCCGCGACAGCAAGGGACGGTTCTTCGTGGATCGGGATGGCTTCCTCTTCCGCTACATCTTGGATTACATGAGGGACCAGCAGCTGGTGCTGCCCGACCACTTCCCGGAGAGGAGTCGCCTGCAGCGAGAGGCTGAGTACTTCATGCTGCCGGAGCTTGTGAAGATGCTGGCCCCCAAGCTCAGCAAGCAGAACTCGCTGGGAGATGACCCATGCCAAAGCGACCCGGAGGAGCTCTCCCCCAACGCGGACGCCACCCGCAACCTGACCTCTGCCAGTGCCATGCTCCCCAGCGCCGTGGCTGGTGGCCCCGGGGGTGCCGTCACCGCTGGCGTGGGTGCTGCCAGCACTGACGTCCGCAGGGCAGGTTTCATCACCATCGGCTACCGGGGCTCCTACAccctgggcagggacagccaGACGGATGCCAAGTTCCGCAGGGTGGCACGGATCATGGTCTGTGGCAAGACGTCGCTGGCCAAGGAGGTCTTTGGGGATACCTTGAACGAGAGCAGGGACCCGGACAGGCCCCCAGAGAGGTACACCTCTAGGTACTACCTCAAATTCACCTTCCTGGAGCAAGCCTTTGATAAACTGGCTGATGCTGGCTTCCACATGGTGGCTTGCAACTCCACAGGCACCTGTGCCTTCGCCCATGACCAGACAGATGACAGGATCTGGACCTCTTATACCGAATATGTTTTCTATCGTGAgtga